From Syntrophus gentianae, one genomic window encodes:
- a CDS encoding lysophospholipid acyltransferase family protein, translating to MKKSLVTTVVLFLLQSIPLPVRRFVFSQLALFVYYLIPDRRLVALDNLHHAFPEKSMDELIKIAKGVYRNFGILLAEFAEIPRLNEKRVNRLMEIQGMENYYKARAKNKGVIMLTGHYGNWELMAAVFPVLLDSMTVLYRPFDNAMVENLVSWVRSSKGNRFISAKRALFAMMRCLGGKGTLGLLIDQNWARKESCFVQFFNRPACTSSGLAYLVLRTGAPVLPTFMTRQEDGRYLLQIGAELEIIDTGDMDSDIVANTQCYTSVIEGIIRQHPEQWFWIHQRWKTKPHQLRKAKN from the coding sequence ATGAAAAAATCCCTGGTGACAACCGTGGTTTTGTTCCTGCTGCAGAGCATTCCTCTGCCGGTCAGGAGATTCGTTTTCTCCCAGCTTGCCCTTTTCGTCTACTACCTGATTCCGGACAGACGCCTTGTTGCTCTCGATAATCTGCACCATGCCTTTCCGGAAAAATCCATGGATGAACTCATTAAAATCGCAAAAGGGGTTTACCGGAACTTCGGTATCCTGCTCGCTGAATTTGCAGAGATTCCCCGTCTCAATGAGAAGCGGGTCAATAGACTCATGGAGATTCAGGGGATGGAGAATTATTACAAGGCCAGGGCGAAAAACAAGGGCGTGATCATGCTGACCGGTCATTACGGCAACTGGGAATTAATGGCGGCTGTATTTCCCGTTCTACTAGACTCCATGACGGTGCTCTATAGACCCTTTGATAACGCCATGGTTGAAAATCTCGTTTCCTGGGTCAGATCATCCAAGGGCAATCGGTTCATTTCTGCGAAGCGCGCCCTGTTCGCGATGATGAGGTGTCTGGGGGGAAAAGGGACCCTCGGACTGCTCATTGACCAGAACTGGGCGCGGAAGGAAAGCTGCTTTGTCCAGTTCTTCAACAGACCTGCCTGTACGTCATCCGGATTGGCCTATCTCGTCCTTCGCACGGGCGCCCCGGTCCTGCCTACCTTCATGACCCGGCAGGAGGATGGAAGATATCTTCTGCAGATCGGCGCCGAACTGGAGATCATCGATACAGGGGACATGGATTCGGATATTGTGGCGAATACGCAGTGCTACACCAGCGTGATCGAGGGAATCATCAGGCAACACCCTGAGCAGTGGTTCTGGATTCATCAACGGTGGAAGACAAAACCGCATCAATTAAGGAAAGCTAAGAATTAA
- a CDS encoding class I adenylate-forming enzyme family protein yields the protein MNLGQMLEETCHRDPDRLAISSEERRMTYADLNAAVNALGNALKNRGVGKNDKIAIVLHNCPEFVIVYFAAQKIGAVAVTINTASTVHEIQYLLSDSDATTLITTTSCAVRFEPILKNVPLCRHLIVTDKVEDAQLSAPAFVSFWALIENSSTTLEIPELADDDPAVMIYTSGLTGRPLGAMLTQRNLVSQSALLGNLCHVNHSDLGLSVIPLFHSFGAVANMLGAIRVGAGLVLIDHFNLDEIFSIICREKVSFIAAVPRVFLGMLLYDEADRYDIRSLKFCITGGASMPPQYIPEFNGKFHTTLVEGYGLTESSPVCTLCRPDGPQKPGSIGTAIPGVEIRIVNEQGEDCPPGEVGEMVLRGENLMKGYYKNEAETGSVIVNGWLFTGDLAYRDPDGFFFLTGRKKRMIITSGFNVYPREVEMVLENHPAVLAARVESKPNLLRGEIVKAFIVRDPAIQIDNKQILRHCRTYLSAYKVPREVEFVESLPEP from the coding sequence ATGAATTTAGGACAGATGCTGGAAGAGACCTGTCATCGTGATCCGGACCGCCTTGCGATCTCTTCCGAAGAACGGCGGATGACCTATGCGGATTTGAATGCGGCAGTCAACGCCCTGGGTAACGCCCTGAAGAACCGGGGCGTGGGGAAAAACGACAAGATCGCCATTGTTCTGCACAACTGTCCCGAGTTTGTCATCGTCTATTTTGCCGCTCAGAAGATCGGCGCCGTAGCGGTAACGATCAACACGGCGTCAACGGTTCACGAGATCCAATATCTTCTGAGTGACAGCGATGCGACGACCCTCATCACTACGACCTCCTGTGCCGTCCGCTTTGAACCGATCCTGAAGAATGTTCCTCTCTGCCGGCATCTGATTGTCACCGACAAGGTGGAGGATGCCCAGCTCTCTGCACCGGCTTTCGTTTCCTTCTGGGCGCTGATCGAAAATTCTTCCACGACTCTGGAAATCCCGGAGCTGGCCGATGACGATCCCGCCGTCATGATTTACACCTCCGGCCTTACGGGAAGACCCCTGGGGGCCATGTTGACTCAGCGCAATCTCGTCTCACAGTCCGCCCTGCTGGGAAATCTGTGTCATGTCAACCATTCCGATCTGGGCCTCTCGGTCATTCCTCTGTTTCATTCTTTCGGTGCGGTCGCCAACATGCTGGGCGCCATTCGTGTCGGAGCGGGCCTTGTTCTGATCGATCATTTCAATCTCGACGAAATTTTTTCGATCATCTGCCGGGAGAAGGTATCGTTTATCGCCGCCGTACCGCGTGTGTTCCTGGGGATGCTCCTTTACGATGAAGCGGACCGTTATGATATCCGTTCCCTGAAATTCTGCATCACCGGCGGGGCATCGATGCCGCCGCAGTACATTCCCGAATTCAACGGGAAGTTCCACACAACCCTTGTCGAAGGGTACGGTTTAACCGAATCCTCACCGGTCTGTACCCTCTGCCGACCCGATGGCCCTCAAAAACCCGGCTCCATCGGAACCGCAATCCCCGGCGTGGAAATTCGCATCGTCAACGAACAGGGCGAGGATTGTCCGCCAGGGGAAGTCGGCGAAATGGTCCTTCGCGGGGAAAATTTGATGAAGGGCTATTACAAAAATGAGGCGGAAACCGGGAGCGTGATTGTGAACGGCTGGCTTTTTACCGGTGATCTCGCCTATCGAGATCCCGATGGGTTCTTTTTCCTCACCGGCCGAAAGAAGCGGATGATCATCACCAGCGGCTTTAACGTCTATCCCCGCGAGGTTGAGATGGTCCTGGAAAATCATCCCGCCGTTCTGGCCGCTCGGGTTGAGAGCAAGCCGAATCTGCTGCGGGGAGAAATTGTCAAGGCTTTCATCGTCCGAGATCCCGCCATCCAAATCGACAATAAACAGATTCTCCGGCATTGCCGGACCTACCTCTCTGCCTACAAGGTGCCACGGGAGGTCGAATTTGTGGAATCCCTCCCGGAACCTTAA
- a CDS encoding 2,3-bisphosphoglycerate-independent phosphoglycerate mutase yields MSSQWMDKLVIPSQAKMVFLIMDGLGGLPMEGKPGTELETAITPHLDALARGGVCGLLDPIAPGITPGSGPAHFALFGYDPVDNNVGRGLLSAAGLDFPMTERDLFMRVNFATVDSEGRVTDRRAGRIDTETNERLCRKLAEGIRPASGTEVFFATEKEHRALIVLRGDNLREEIAETDPQKTGLPPLSPKALIPEAAGTANQLTDLLNQARTVLADEPKANMMLLRGYSRYHRFEPMSERFGLSPLAIASYPMYRGISRLLGMTVHAPTSTLEEEIAALETAWPDYDFFFVHVKPTDSRGEDGDFDAKVKAIETVDALIPRITALSPDVLVVTGDHSTPAALASHSWHPVPVVLSAKTCRPDRAERFGEGDCLFGGLGRMSMSSLMTVALAHAGRLTKFGA; encoded by the coding sequence ATGAGTTCCCAATGGATGGATAAGCTGGTCATTCCCAGTCAGGCAAAAATGGTTTTTTTGATCATGGATGGTTTGGGTGGACTGCCCATGGAAGGTAAACCGGGAACGGAGTTGGAAACGGCGATCACGCCTCATCTGGACGCCCTCGCCAGGGGAGGGGTGTGCGGCCTCCTGGATCCCATCGCCCCCGGTATTACGCCGGGCAGTGGACCGGCCCATTTTGCCCTTTTCGGTTACGATCCGGTCGACAACAACGTGGGGCGTGGACTTCTCTCCGCCGCCGGCCTCGATTTTCCCATGACCGAGCGGGATCTCTTCATGCGGGTCAATTTCGCCACGGTGGATTCCGAAGGCCGGGTCACAGACCGCCGGGCGGGCCGTATCGATACGGAAACCAACGAGCGACTCTGCCGAAAGCTGGCCGAGGGCATTCGTCCCGCCTCCGGAACGGAAGTTTTTTTTGCCACGGAAAAGGAACACCGGGCCTTGATTGTGCTGCGAGGGGACAACCTTCGCGAGGAAATTGCGGAAACCGATCCCCAGAAAACCGGACTGCCGCCCCTGTCTCCGAAAGCGCTGATTCCGGAAGCTGCAGGAACGGCAAACCAACTGACAGACCTGCTGAATCAGGCCCGGACCGTTCTGGCGGATGAACCCAAGGCGAACATGATGCTTCTGCGGGGATATTCCCGGTATCATCGTTTTGAACCCATGTCGGAGCGATTCGGCCTTTCTCCCCTGGCCATCGCGAGCTATCCCATGTACCGCGGCATTTCCCGTCTTTTGGGAATGACGGTTCATGCCCCGACATCCACCTTGGAGGAAGAGATTGCAGCCCTGGAAACAGCTTGGCCGGATTACGATTTTTTCTTCGTGCATGTCAAACCGACGGACTCCCGGGGAGAGGACGGCGATTTTGACGCCAAAGTGAAAGCCATCGAAACGGTGGACGCCCTTATTCCCAGAATTACGGCCCTTTCGCCGGACGTCCTGGTTGTCACCGGCGATCACTCCACCCCAGCGGCCCTGGCCTCGCACAGTTGGCATCCCGTCCCTGTGGTTCTTTCCGCAAAGACCTGCCGGCCCGACCGGGCGGAGCGCTTCGGCGAAGGGGATTGCCTTTTCGGGGGCCTGGGAAGAATGTCCATGTCGTCCCTGATGACTGTTGCCCTGGCCCACGCGGGACGCCTAACCAAATTCGGGGCCTGA
- a CDS encoding acetyl-CoA C-acetyltransferase → MKDVVIVSGARTAVGAFGGSLKGVRVTDLGALVIKEAIKRAGLRPAISDAVKSCRCDTFGDFDMTDINKKYYDYDSSLNPVYFDECIMGNCLTAALGQNPGRQASIYAGLPEETNTITVNKVCASGMKAIVLAAQVIKAGDADIMVAGGMENMSNVPYALPDARWGYRMSMPTGSIIDLMVHDGLWEIFNGYHMGLTAENIAARYGISRQAQDELALMSHQRARAAITSGAVADEIIPVPLPTKKGAAPQFFSVDERPMDTSLEKMAKLATVFKKDGTVTAGNASGINDGAAAVVVMSADKAKELGLKPLAKIKGYASGGVDPAYMGLGPIPATRKVFKQLGLTMKDIDVIELNEAFASQALGCVQELGVDMDKCNQNGSGISIGHPVGCTGARITYSLAMQLQKKDANLGLATLCIGGGQGMAIVLERV, encoded by the coding sequence ATGAAAGATGTTGTCATCGTAAGCGGCGCCAGAACCGCCGTGGGAGCTTTTGGTGGTTCATTGAAAGGCGTGAGAGTCACGGATCTTGGCGCACTGGTCATCAAGGAGGCCATCAAGAGAGCTGGATTGCGGCCGGCCATCAGCGACGCTGTCAAATCCTGCCGTTGCGATACCTTCGGCGATTTCGACATGACCGATATCAACAAGAAGTATTATGATTACGATTCATCTCTGAACCCCGTCTATTTCGACGAATGCATCATGGGGAACTGCCTCACGGCCGCCCTGGGACAGAATCCCGGCCGCCAGGCCAGCATCTATGCCGGTCTGCCCGAGGAAACGAACACGATCACCGTCAACAAGGTCTGCGCCTCCGGTATGAAGGCCATTGTCCTGGCGGCCCAGGTCATCAAGGCCGGCGACGCCGACATCATGGTGGCCGGCGGCATGGAAAACATGAGCAATGTCCCCTATGCCCTTCCCGATGCCCGCTGGGGATACCGGATGAGCATGCCCACGGGTTCCATTATCGACCTCATGGTCCATGACGGCCTCTGGGAAATCTTCAACGGCTATCACATGGGATTAACAGCAGAGAATATCGCCGCCCGCTATGGCATCAGCCGTCAGGCCCAGGATGAGCTGGCCCTCATGAGCCATCAGCGCGCCCGCGCAGCCATTACCAGCGGCGCGGTTGCCGATGAGATCATCCCCGTTCCGCTGCCCACGAAGAAAGGTGCCGCCCCGCAGTTCTTCTCCGTGGACGAACGCCCCATGGACACCAGCCTCGAAAAGATGGCCAAACTGGCCACCGTCTTCAAGAAGGATGGAACCGTCACGGCGGGAAACGCCTCCGGCATCAACGACGGCGCAGCAGCCGTTGTCGTGATGAGCGCCGACAAGGCCAAGGAACTTGGTCTCAAACCCCTGGCAAAGATCAAGGGGTACGCCTCCGGCGGCGTCGATCCGGCGTACATGGGTCTCGGCCCGATTCCGGCAACCCGCAAGGTCTTCAAGCAGCTTGGCCTGACCATGAAGGATATCGACGTTATCGAGCTGAACGAGGCCTTCGCTTCCCAGGCCCTGGGCTGCGTCCAGGAGCTGGGCGTGGATATGGACAAGTGCAATCAAAACGGCAGCGGTATCTCCATCGGACATCCCGTCGGCTGCACCGGCGCCCGGATCACTTACAGTCTGGCCATGCAGCTCCAGAAAAAGGATGCAAACCTCGGTCTGGCAACGCTCTGCATCGGCGGCGGGCAGGGGATGGCCATCGTCCTGGAGAGAGTGTAA